The sequence GGATCGGCCGGCCGATGTTGAGTTCGAGGCGAGAGCGATAACCGCCCAGGTACCAGTTCGCCGCACCGTACGATTTCTCGCGCACCGTGCACACCTCAACTGCTTCTTCTGCGGGCAGTTCAACAAACTGCTGCGTACGGCGGCGAGCCTCATCCAGTAATCGATGCATCAACTGCTCAACGAGCTCCGGTCGATCGGAGGGGAGTACGGTTCGTTCCTGCAAGGTCCGAAAGCGTTCCCTGACGTCTCCCCCGCCAGGCAGTGCCTCCGACAGAAGCGCCAACGCCTGCTCGAATTCCGCATCCGGTTTCCACACCGGAAGGACGTCCAAACACTGCTGAATCTCATCCTGCAGCACGTGGTCCTGGCCGGCAAGTTTACGGCAAAAAACCTCCATGGCGCGGACCTGTCTGGACAGCAAGCCGGCACGTTGTTGATCGAATCCCTGCGAGGGTAAGGAATCCCGGAGCGCTCGAGCGGCAGCGACAAGATCGACCGGCGTTTCTTCCGGTTCCTGCACCGCACTGTCCCTCACATCCGTCGGACCGTAGTAGGAATCGACAAACGGTCCGTCACCCACACCTTGGAAGGCTTTATCGATGCGAAAAGCCAATCGTATGTAATCCCCGACCCAGGTCTGCGCCATATTCTTGCGTCCTTCAAATTGCTGGCCGGGAAACGGCTGCGAATTTGACCTCGACCTCCTCTTCTCGCATCTAGCCGGCCGCTTTCCCCATGTCGATATATCGGGTGCGGTATCCCTCGTAATCGGGCACCAGCCGATCGTATAACCCATCCATCAACGGGGATGAAATCATGAAATCCGCCGTGGAACGGTTGCACGCGATGGGAATGTTCCACACCACGGCCATCCGCAGCAGGGCTTTCACATCCGGATCGTGTGGCTGCGGTTCGAGCGGATCCCAGAAAAAGATCAAAAAATCGATCTCGCCGTCGGCGATCTTGGCCCCAACTTGCTGGTCACCGCCCAACGGGCCGCTTTGCAGTTTCGTGATTTTAAAGTCGAGCTCTCGTTCCAGCATCTCACCGGTCGTGCCCGTGGCATAAACCTTGTGGTGCGCCAGGAGATCGCGGTTGAATCTGGCCCACTCCACCAGAGTCTGTTTCTTGTTGTCGTGCGCCACCAGGGCGATCCTTTTGTCCTTTTCCATAACCATCTTTCGGTCCGTCATCTGATTTATCCCGTCCTTCCTCTGGATTAATATCGCGGTCGGGAAATGCTAGCCCGCGTTGGCAATTTCCACGTAACGATCGATCCTTCGGCCGATGAATTCAATGCTGCCCTGCCAGAATGCCCTGCCGCGCAGGTCGATGCCAAATCGCCCGGCCAGATCGGCCGCATTCCCTTGCCCGGTGCTTCTGAGCAAGGATTCGTATTCTGCGATGAAATCCTGGCCGCGCTCCTTGTAAACGGCGTATAGGCCCAACCCAAACAAGAGCCCAAATGTATACGGATAGTTGTAGTAGGACAGATGCGGCGAATAGTAATGCGGTTTCCAGGCCCACATGTATTGGTGCTGGAATTTTTCGTCCAAACCATCGCCGTAGGTCTCACGCTGGCAGCGCAGCATGAGCTCATTGAAATCCTGCACGGATAATTCCCCGTTTTCGCGCCGTTCAAAGACTTCTTTCTCGAAGAGAAAACGCGAGTAGATATCCACGATGATCTGGGATGCACCAAGTAGAAAATTTTCCAGAATGGCGAGTTCCTCCGCTTCTGTTCCCACTTCAGCCAGCATCGCCTCCGTGATTAAGGTCTCGTTGAAGATCGATGCAGTTTCGGCCAGCGTCATTGGCGTCGAGCGCTGCAGCATGGTCAGTCCGGTGTGGCACTCGTTATGGAACGCGTGGCCCAATTCATGTGCAAGCGTCGAAACCTGATCGAGCGATCCGTCGAAGTTGCACAGGATGCGGGATTCTTCGAGCGACGGTACATCCATGCAGAACGCGCCGCCGCTCTTTCCCCTGCGGGGCTCGGCGTCGATCCAATTGCTGTCGAAAGCATGGTCGGTAAACGCAGCCAGGCGCTCACTGAAAGACTCGAAGTTCTGGACGATAAATTTCCGTGCTTCATCGTACGAGAACGTGCGTTCAACCTTCCCGACGGGCACAAAAATGTCCCACCACGCCAGCTTTTCCTTTCCGAGCAGCTTTGCCTTCGCCTTGAAGTATTTTCGGAATTGGGGAAAGGAGCCCTTCATGCTGTCCAGCATCGCTTGTAGTGATTGGCGATCGATCCTCGACTGGTCCAACGAAGCGTGCAGCGAATCCTCACGCCCCCTGCGTTTGTCGATCGTGTTGACCTCGCCCTTTACCCCGTTCATGCACGCGGCGAGTTGTTCGCACACCGATTCCCATGCTTCGATTTCCGCCTCATATGCCGCTCTGCGAACACGCTCATCCGGATCGTAGCGGCGGATATTCTGCAGGGCCGGCATGGGGACATCTTCGATCTCGCCGTCGCGCTCGAACGCAACCGAAAGCTGCGAGGTCACGGTGCCATGCAGCTTTTCCCAGGCGCTGCCTCCGGAGAGCGAGAGCTCGGAGGCGAGCGTCTCCTCCGCCTGACTCATGCGAAACTGCGCCTGGCGGAGGGCTTCTTCCAGGAAAAACCTGTGGTGTCCCAATTCCGGTTCCACCTGAATTAGTGCTTCAATGCCTTTTTCGTCCTCAACCGCCGATCGGAGCCAACTCTGGAAATAGATGTGGGCGCGCTTCAACCGCACGGCGACGATCTCGTGCTCGGATAATTTCTTCTTGGCGACTTGATTGAACGAATCGGTGGACACAAAACTGTACAAATACGTTGAAATCGTCTCTCCCAAGATCGAACAGTCGTTCATACGCTCGATAAATCCACGAATAACGCCGGCCAGCGCCTCCATGTCGGAAGGATACCGTCCCCCTTCCTGAATGCCGTTGTCCTCGAGAAATGTTTCCAGGGATTCGATTTTCGATCGAAACGAGGCGAGCGCCGCTTCGAATTGCGCATCCTCCAGACCCGGATACACCGGAGTCATGTCCCAGTGTGGAAGAGTTTCGGTTTTTCGCTGCTCCATTATGATCTCTCCTGTCAAGATTTATCATCCGATGTGTATGGGTGAAAGACGATATCCGCGTTGGTTGGACCACCAATGTCAAGTGAGGTTCATCCCATCGTCAAGATCCTCACCACATTTGACATCAGTATTTCCACCATTCGTAGTTCAAAGAAATCACTCTCTGGTCAGAACGGCCTCGTTGACGCTGTCGGGTCCCGTGGTGACGTATCGCAACGTCCCATCTTCCAGAATTTGAAGGTATTCGTACAGCGCACCGCTCGGTTCACCGGAGGACAGATTCGTCGCTTTGAATTCATATATATCGCCGTCGATGTCGACGAAGGTGATATCGCCGGTCAGTGAAAACTCGGGGATTTCAAAGGTCCCGCATTTTGCGTTCAACTCGCACACCGGGTCCAACACGAAGGTGATGTGGAACACACCAGCGAACCCTTCCCACGTGCCACCCAGTCCCTTGATGATTGTATCCTCTAAGGCATCATCAGGAGATACATCTTCGGACTGCGTTTCGCCGCGGAACGTCGTAAAAATCTGATTCATGATCGCTTCGTAGTCGGCGCCGGTCGCATAACGAGTGTGGGTGGCGCCGTTGTCGAGCGCAATCGTTTGGCCCTGATGTTCCCCCTCTTCCACGATCACATCGACACCGTCGTAGGTCCAATCGAAGAACTCGGGATTTGTGACCGCCACGATGGTTATACCGTCCCAGATCAGGAATCCACCCGGATTCATGCCGATCTGATCGCTCCAATTCCGGGCGGTGTAACGCACAGCGGTGTCATCGATCGCATTCACGACATCCACATCATCGGGTTGTACTAAATACTGGGTGGCGTCCAGCGGGACGATGGACAAGCGCACCCCAGAATTGAAGAGGTAGCGGGCCGCCTCGGCGTCGATCCACATGTTCCACTCGGCGACCTGATTGTCGGTAATCGTAGGATCGTCGCTCAGGTTGCCGGGTACGCGAAAGGCGCCGCCCATAATGACCACATGGGCGATGTTGTCGATGATGCCCGGATCGATCTGCAGCGCGCGTGCGACGTCGATCATGGACGCCATGGCGACAATGGTTACCTTGTCGGGGGAACGCTTGACCAGTTCGACGATCAATTCGGGTCCTGCGGCAACATCATATTCATACACCGCTTGCGGCAGCGCCAAACCCCAGAAGTTGTCCGCTGCACCTCTCCAGCTTTCAGGGAACTCATGCGAATGGACATCCATGCGCTCGTCCGTGCCAAGGGCGATGGCGGTGTCCCGGCTCTGCAGGACGTCGTATAAAAACGCACCCCAGGCATTCAGCGCATTTTCGGGATGTATCTCGCCCCTGCTGAGCACCATGCCGATCAGATCGACGTTCGGGTGTTTGCTGAGGTAGATCGCGGCTCCGATGTCGCAGGGTGCGCCGCCGTGCGAGAAGATGACCGGAATCCTTTCTTCCGTCGGATTGGGGAAGGTGCTCGCCGCAGGTTGCAGCGTGACCTTTGGTGAGCTGGCTGCCTGCGGTGCCTCGCCGATCGCCGGCATGGTGGTGGTTGGCGTCCCGTCGATCGCGGGCCCGCAGCCGACAAGCAGGATCAGAGCAAATGCAGTTGAAACGAAATATTTTACGCTACAACGCATTCTCCACCTCCACTTGGTTTACCTCAACTTGTGCGCAGTTTGGAAGGCTGCTTTGTGGCAATGTTTACCTGCATATTAATTCATGTTTCTTTTTCCGCATTCATCAGCGCCGCCTCCACTCGCTCAACCACCGCGCCTTCGGCCACCAGCCGATGGACAGCCTCCACATGCGGATACATCACCCCGTCGCGCACGAGGAACGGTACCTGCGCGCGGATGAGCGCATAGGCTGCGCCGGTGCCCGCGCCCAGCTTCGCCGCCACACCCACGTCCTCGCGGCGGAAGTCGATCCCCTGCGCCGCGCAGAGCAGTTCGATTCCCAATATGCGTTCCACGTTGTCGAGGATCGAGCGCAGCTTCAGCCCGGCGGTGACGCCCATGCTCACGTGGTCCTCCATGTTGGCCGAGGTGGGAATCGTATCCACGCTCGCCGGGTGGGCCAGGATCTTATTCTCGGTGGCCAGCGCGGCGGCCGTGTACTGGGTGATCATGAATCCGGAGTTGAGTCCGCCTTCGCGCGTGAGAAAAGCTGGCAGCACGTGGATGTTCGAAGCCTCGTCGGTGAGGCGCATGATGCGCCGCTCGGAGATGTTGCCCAGCTCAGCAGCCGCCAGGCCGAGGTAGTCCATGGCGATGGCCAGCGGCTCGCCGTGAAAGTTGCCCCCCGAAAGCACCGTCGCCTCACCAGAATCATCCAGGAACAGCAGCGGGTTGTCGGTGACCGCGTTGAGTTCGATCTCGAACGCCCAGCGTGCGTAGGCGATCGCATCGCGCACCGCCCCGTGCACCTGCGGTATGCAGCGCAGCGTGTAGGCGTCCTGCACGTAGGCGGGATCATCGCCGCGGACGAAGTCGCTGCCCGCCAGGATACTGCGCAGGTAAGCGGCGCAATCCTGCTGGCGCGGGAACGGCCGCAGCTGATGGATGCGCTCGTCGAAGGCCAGCGTCGTGCCGTGCAGCGCTTCGAGGCTCAAGCCGCCGGCGATGTCGGCCGTCTGGCTGAGCCGCTCAGCGCGCAGCGTCTGCAGCACGCCCAGGGCGCACAT is a genomic window of Anaerolineales bacterium containing:
- the hutH gene encoding histidine ammonia-lyase, encoding MNETDTLLLDGEHLTFDQVRMVAFGAPGQPRLALSEAAAARVERAAEAVQRLIDDGAIAYGITTGFGAFKDRVIPPEQTEQLQRNILASHAVGVGDPLDPPSTRAVLLIRANTLARGYSGVRLVTLQLLLDMLNTGVHPVIPEKGSLGASGDLAPLAHACLPMIGLGEAEYRGALLPGGEALRVAGLQPVRLAAKEGLALTNGTAVMCALGVLQTLRAERLSQTADIAGGLSLEALHGTTLAFDERIHQLRPFPRQQDCAAYLRSILAGSDFVRGDDPAYVQDAYTLRCIPQVHGAVRDAIAYARWAFEIELNAVTDNPLLFLDDSGEATVLSGGNFHGEPLAIAMDYLGLAAAELGNISERRIMRLTDEASNIHVLPAFLTREGGLNSGFMITQYTAAALATENKILAHPASVDTIPTSANMEDHVSMGVTAGLKLRSILDNVERILGIELLCAAQGIDFRREDVGVAAKLGAGTGAAYALIRAQVPFLVRDGVMYPHVEAVHRLVAEGAVVERVEAALMNAEKET
- a CDS encoding M3 family oligoendopeptidase; the encoded protein is MEQRKTETLPHWDMTPVYPGLEDAQFEAALASFRSKIESLETFLEDNGIQEGGRYPSDMEALAGVIRGFIERMNDCSILGETISTYLYSFVSTDSFNQVAKKKLSEHEIVAVRLKRAHIYFQSWLRSAVEDEKGIEALIQVEPELGHHRFFLEEALRQAQFRMSQAEETLASELSLSGGSAWEKLHGTVTSQLSVAFERDGEIEDVPMPALQNIRRYDPDERVRRAAYEAEIEAWESVCEQLAACMNGVKGEVNTIDKRRGREDSLHASLDQSRIDRQSLQAMLDSMKGSFPQFRKYFKAKAKLLGKEKLAWWDIFVPVGKVERTFSYDEARKFIVQNFESFSERLAAFTDHAFDSNWIDAEPRRGKSGGAFCMDVPSLEESRILCNFDGSLDQVSTLAHELGHAFHNECHTGLTMLQRSTPMTLAETASIFNETLITEAMLAEVGTEAEELAILENFLLGASQIIVDIYSRFLFEKEVFERRENGELSVQDFNELMLRCQRETYGDGLDEKFQHQYMWAWKPHYYSPHLSYYNYPYTFGLLFGLGLYAVYKERGQDFIAEYESLLRSTGQGNAADLAGRFGIDLRGRAFWQGSIEFIGRRIDRYVEIANAG
- a CDS encoding methylglyoxal synthase; amino-acid sequence: MTDRKMVMEKDKRIALVAHDNKKQTLVEWARFNRDLLAHHKVYATGTTGEMLERELDFKITKLQSGPLGGDQQVGAKIADGEIDFLIFFWDPLEPQPHDPDVKALLRMAVVWNIPIACNRSTADFMISSPLMDGLYDRLVPDYEGYRTRYIDMGKAAG
- a CDS encoding nucleoside hydrolase, whose product is MRCSVKYFVSTAFALILLVGCGPAIDGTPTTTMPAIGEAPQAASSPKVTLQPAASTFPNPTEERIPVIFSHGGAPCDIGAAIYLSKHPNVDLIGMVLSRGEIHPENALNAWGAFLYDVLQSRDTAIALGTDERMDVHSHEFPESWRGAADNFWGLALPQAVYEYDVAAGPELIVELVKRSPDKVTIVAMASMIDVARALQIDPGIIDNIAHVVIMGGAFRVPGNLSDDPTITDNQVAEWNMWIDAEAARYLFNSGVRLSIVPLDATQYLVQPDDVDVVNAIDDTAVRYTARNWSDQIGMNPGGFLIWDGITIVAVTNPEFFDWTYDGVDVIVEEGEHQGQTIALDNGATHTRYATGADYEAIMNQIFTTFRGETQSEDVSPDDALEDTIIKGLGGTWEGFAGVFHITFVLDPVCELNAKCGTFEIPEFSLTGDITFVDIDGDIYEFKATNLSSGEPSGALYEYLQILEDGTLRYVTTGPDSVNEAVLTRE